In Rosa chinensis cultivar Old Blush chromosome 1, RchiOBHm-V2, whole genome shotgun sequence, a genomic segment contains:
- the LOC112187976 gene encoding protein DYAD isoform X2 — MKKYLENKHQEQRAQSLCLSTHASASQETIDHIHVGSFYELDHLKLPATASEEMKSIRVVMVNGKSLFKVSVSFPSLHSLQTHLNEESYQNPDGFLPAFDENYSMAPQIASEVLYRRIPHHEIAEQSMMWSFWAGRRRFATRKSPSPCCLSEIKLSGMVQWGKRKLVRCVTRHESLSSSDQEQPEKEETEKDEDVKEPRYEFRKRKLVQKKTKAAKRRKQNNQIVVHDRTQNQLVEASIERWTARRYKAAEENILKVMKAKGVCAENPIRRAPLRCEARKLIGDTGLIDHLLKHMAGKVAPGGADRFRRRHNADGALVYWLESADLMSVRKEAGVEDPYWTPPLGWKIGDNPTQDPTCVRMFKEIWEEIANVKREREFQQQEDIAMVTTSNSSLTTLDQGQAYSSVTNRKDKYTELAVRKFKIEEQMLQLSQSFSGIEEELNSLLEEMRVLKPTMEESAFVYSETAEVPMLISDIEGGTKDKMDSRDKDSIEDKAAKIERLRSSFRICKPQGTFLWPDTSASPKGVVQQTDSFLVPTPPSVSSSNKSATRLFLHTPNEHNLGSPLKPLAERRAVNTSTLSNVTMPPEKTNPQSQIDSISIGKTLNINLNEFPDAYNSDSTAIPEALTYQRKHQNMVKAKRTMEHDTDPGMDIMGLLRYNSKHQQRWCSSSFTSSFEANGG, encoded by the exons atgaagaagtacTTGGAGAACAAGCATCAAGAACAAAGAGCACAAAGCCTTTGTTTGTCAACACATGCTTCTGCTTCTCAAG AGACCATCGACCACATCCATGTGGGTTCATTCTATGAACTAGACCATTTAAAGCTTCCTGCTACTGCCTCAGAAGAGATGAAGTCGATTCGGGTCGTCATG GTGAATGGAAAGTCTCTGTTCAAGGTTTCAGTGAGCTTTCCAAGCCTTCACTCTCTCCAAACCCATCTGAATGAGGAAAGCTACCAAAACCCAGACGGCTTCCTTCCTGCTTTCGACGAAAACTACTCTATGGCTCCACAAATCGCGTCGGAGGTGCTTTACCGGAGAATCCCACATCACGAAATAGCAGAGCAGAGCATGATGTGGAGTTTTTGGGCCGGACGGCGTCGTTTCGCTACCCGGAAAAGCCCATCTCCGTGTTGCTTGTCGGAGATTAAGCTCAGCGGCATGGTCCAATGGGGTAAGCGCAAACTAGTCCGGTGCGTTACGAGGCATGAGAGTCTGTCGAGCTCTGACCAAGAACAACCGGAGAAGGAAGAAACGGAGAAGGATGAAGATGTGAAAGAGCCTCGCTATGAGTTTAGGAAGAGAAAACTGGTTCAAAAGAAGACCAAAGCAGCGAAGCGTCGGAAGCAGAACAATCAAATAGTGGTTCATGACCGGACCCAGAATCAATTGGTTGAAGCCTCAATAGAGAGATGGACTGCAAGGAG GTATAAGGCAGCAGAGGAGAACATACTTAAGGTGATGAAGGCAAAAGGTGTTTGTGCTGAGAATCCAATACGGAGAGCACCACTGAGGTGTGAGGCCCGGAAGTTGATTGGGGACACTGGTTTGATAGACCATTTGTTGAAGCATATGGCTGGGAAGGTAGCTCCGGGTGGCGCTGATCGGTTTCGGAGAAGGCATAATGCTGATGGAGCACTTGTGTATTGGCTGGAAAGTGCTGATTTAATGAGTGTAAGGAAGGAGGCTGGGGTTGAGGATCCTTATTGGACTCCACCCCTGGGGTGGAAGATTGGGGATAACCCAACTCAGGACCCTACTTGTGTGAGGATGTTCAAGGAGATTTGGGAAGAGATAGCCAATGTGAAAAG AGAGAGGGAATTTCAGCAGCAAGAGGATATAGCTATGGTGACCACCTCAAACTCTTCGCTGACAACTCTGGATCAGGGCCAAGCTTACAGTTCAGTAACCAATCGAAAG GACAAATACACAGAACTAGCTGTTAGGAAGTttaaaattgaagaacaaatgCTACAACTTTCTCAATCTTTCTCTGGAATTGAG GAAGAATTGAACTCATTGCTAGAAGAAATGAGGGTGCTGAAACCAACCATGGAAGAATCAGCATTCGTCTACTCAGAAACAGCTGAAGTACCAATGCTGATATCGGACATAGAAGGAGGGACAAAAGATAAGATGGATTCAAGAGACAAGGATAGTATAGAGGACAAGGCAGCAAAGATAGAGAGGCTGCGGAGTAGCTTCAGGATTTGCAAGCCACAAGGAACATTTCTGTGGCCAGACACGAGTGCGTCTCCAAAGGGTGTGGTTCAGCAAACCGACTCTTTTTTGGTCCCCACTCCACCCTCAGTTTCCTCTTCCAACAAGTCAGCAACCCGCCTATTCCTTCATACACCAAATGAGCACAACCTGGGCTCCCCTCTGAAGCCATTGGCTGAGAGACGTGCAGTCAACACAAGCACTTTGAGCAATGTGACCATGCCACCTGAGAAGACAAACCCCCAGTCCCAGATTGACTCTATCAGCATTGGCAAAACCCTTAACATCAACCTCAATGAGTTCCCTGATGCCTACAACTCTGACTCTACTGCAATTCCTGAGGCTCTCACTTACCAGAGAAAGCATCAAAAT ATGGTGAAGGCCAAAAGGACCATGGAGCATGACACAGATCCAGGGATGGATATTATGGGATTGTTAAGGTACAACTCTAAGCATCAGCAAAGGTggtgttcttcttctttcactAGTAGTTTTGAAGCAAATGGTGGGTAA
- the LOC112187976 gene encoding protein DYAD isoform X3, with protein MKKYLENKHQEQRAQSLCLSTHASASQETIDHIHVGSFYELDHLKLPATASEEMKSIRVVMVNGKSLFKVSVSFPSLHSLQTHLNEESYQNPDGFLPAFDENYSMAPQIASEVLYRRIPHHEIAEQSMMWSFWAGRRRFATRKSPSPCCLSEIKLSGMVQWGKRKLVRCVTRHESLSSSDQEQPEKEETEKDEDVKEPRYEFRKRKLVQKKTKAAKRRKQNNQIVVHDRTQNQLVEASIERWTARRYKAAEENILKVMKAKGVCAENPIRRAPLRCEARKLIGDTGLIDHLLKHMAGKVAPGGADRFRRRHNADGALVYWLESADLMSVRKEAGVEDPYWTPPLGWKIGDNPTQDPTCVRMFKEIWEEIANVKREREFQQQEDIAMVTTSNSSLTTLDQGQAYSSVTNRKEELNSLLEEMRVLKPTMEESAFVYSETAEVPMLISDIEGGTKDKMDSRDKDSIEDKAAKIERLRSSFRICKPQGTFLWPDTSASPKGVVQQTDSFLVPTPPSVSSSNKSATRLFLHTPNEHNLGSPLKPLAERRAVNTSTLSNVTMPPEKTNPQSQIDSISIGKTLNINLNEFPDAYNSDSTAIPEALTYQRKHQNMVKAKRTMEHDTDPGMDIMGLLRYNSKHQQRWCSSSFTSSFEANGG; from the exons atgaagaagtacTTGGAGAACAAGCATCAAGAACAAAGAGCACAAAGCCTTTGTTTGTCAACACATGCTTCTGCTTCTCAAG AGACCATCGACCACATCCATGTGGGTTCATTCTATGAACTAGACCATTTAAAGCTTCCTGCTACTGCCTCAGAAGAGATGAAGTCGATTCGGGTCGTCATG GTGAATGGAAAGTCTCTGTTCAAGGTTTCAGTGAGCTTTCCAAGCCTTCACTCTCTCCAAACCCATCTGAATGAGGAAAGCTACCAAAACCCAGACGGCTTCCTTCCTGCTTTCGACGAAAACTACTCTATGGCTCCACAAATCGCGTCGGAGGTGCTTTACCGGAGAATCCCACATCACGAAATAGCAGAGCAGAGCATGATGTGGAGTTTTTGGGCCGGACGGCGTCGTTTCGCTACCCGGAAAAGCCCATCTCCGTGTTGCTTGTCGGAGATTAAGCTCAGCGGCATGGTCCAATGGGGTAAGCGCAAACTAGTCCGGTGCGTTACGAGGCATGAGAGTCTGTCGAGCTCTGACCAAGAACAACCGGAGAAGGAAGAAACGGAGAAGGATGAAGATGTGAAAGAGCCTCGCTATGAGTTTAGGAAGAGAAAACTGGTTCAAAAGAAGACCAAAGCAGCGAAGCGTCGGAAGCAGAACAATCAAATAGTGGTTCATGACCGGACCCAGAATCAATTGGTTGAAGCCTCAATAGAGAGATGGACTGCAAGGAG GTATAAGGCAGCAGAGGAGAACATACTTAAGGTGATGAAGGCAAAAGGTGTTTGTGCTGAGAATCCAATACGGAGAGCACCACTGAGGTGTGAGGCCCGGAAGTTGATTGGGGACACTGGTTTGATAGACCATTTGTTGAAGCATATGGCTGGGAAGGTAGCTCCGGGTGGCGCTGATCGGTTTCGGAGAAGGCATAATGCTGATGGAGCACTTGTGTATTGGCTGGAAAGTGCTGATTTAATGAGTGTAAGGAAGGAGGCTGGGGTTGAGGATCCTTATTGGACTCCACCCCTGGGGTGGAAGATTGGGGATAACCCAACTCAGGACCCTACTTGTGTGAGGATGTTCAAGGAGATTTGGGAAGAGATAGCCAATGTGAAAAG AGAGAGGGAATTTCAGCAGCAAGAGGATATAGCTATGGTGACCACCTCAAACTCTTCGCTGACAACTCTGGATCAGGGCCAAGCTTACAGTTCAGTAACCAATCGAAAG GAAGAATTGAACTCATTGCTAGAAGAAATGAGGGTGCTGAAACCAACCATGGAAGAATCAGCATTCGTCTACTCAGAAACAGCTGAAGTACCAATGCTGATATCGGACATAGAAGGAGGGACAAAAGATAAGATGGATTCAAGAGACAAGGATAGTATAGAGGACAAGGCAGCAAAGATAGAGAGGCTGCGGAGTAGCTTCAGGATTTGCAAGCCACAAGGAACATTTCTGTGGCCAGACACGAGTGCGTCTCCAAAGGGTGTGGTTCAGCAAACCGACTCTTTTTTGGTCCCCACTCCACCCTCAGTTTCCTCTTCCAACAAGTCAGCAACCCGCCTATTCCTTCATACACCAAATGAGCACAACCTGGGCTCCCCTCTGAAGCCATTGGCTGAGAGACGTGCAGTCAACACAAGCACTTTGAGCAATGTGACCATGCCACCTGAGAAGACAAACCCCCAGTCCCAGATTGACTCTATCAGCATTGGCAAAACCCTTAACATCAACCTCAATGAGTTCCCTGATGCCTACAACTCTGACTCTACTGCAATTCCTGAGGCTCTCACTTACCAGAGAAAGCATCAAAAT ATGGTGAAGGCCAAAAGGACCATGGAGCATGACACAGATCCAGGGATGGATATTATGGGATTGTTAAGGTACAACTCTAAGCATCAGCAAAGGTggtgttcttcttctttcactAGTAGTTTTGAAGCAAATGGTGGGTAA
- the LOC112187976 gene encoding protein DYAD isoform X1, which yields MKKYLENKHQEQRAQSLCLSTHASASQETIDHIHVGSFYELDHLKLPATASEEMKSIRVVMVNGKSLFKVSVSFPSLHSLQTHLNEESYQNPDGFLPAFDENYSMAPQIASEVLYRRIPHHEIAEQSMMWSFWAGRRRFATRKSPSPCCLSEIKLSGMVQWGKRKLVRCVTRHESLSSSDQEQPEKEETEKDEDVKEPRYEFRKRKLVQKKTKAAKRRKQNNQIVVHDRTQNQLVEASIERWTARRYKAAEENILKVMKAKGVCAENPIRRAPLRCEARKLIGDTGLIDHLLKHMAGKVAPGGADRFRRRHNADGALVYWLESADLMSVRKEAGVEDPYWTPPLGWKIGDNPTQDPTCVRMFKEIWEEIANVKREREFQQQEDIAMVTTSNSSLTTLDQGQAYSSVTNRKESQDKYTELAVRKFKIEEQMLQLSQSFSGIEEELNSLLEEMRVLKPTMEESAFVYSETAEVPMLISDIEGGTKDKMDSRDKDSIEDKAAKIERLRSSFRICKPQGTFLWPDTSASPKGVVQQTDSFLVPTPPSVSSSNKSATRLFLHTPNEHNLGSPLKPLAERRAVNTSTLSNVTMPPEKTNPQSQIDSISIGKTLNINLNEFPDAYNSDSTAIPEALTYQRKHQNMVKAKRTMEHDTDPGMDIMGLLRYNSKHQQRWCSSSFTSSFEANGG from the exons atgaagaagtacTTGGAGAACAAGCATCAAGAACAAAGAGCACAAAGCCTTTGTTTGTCAACACATGCTTCTGCTTCTCAAG AGACCATCGACCACATCCATGTGGGTTCATTCTATGAACTAGACCATTTAAAGCTTCCTGCTACTGCCTCAGAAGAGATGAAGTCGATTCGGGTCGTCATG GTGAATGGAAAGTCTCTGTTCAAGGTTTCAGTGAGCTTTCCAAGCCTTCACTCTCTCCAAACCCATCTGAATGAGGAAAGCTACCAAAACCCAGACGGCTTCCTTCCTGCTTTCGACGAAAACTACTCTATGGCTCCACAAATCGCGTCGGAGGTGCTTTACCGGAGAATCCCACATCACGAAATAGCAGAGCAGAGCATGATGTGGAGTTTTTGGGCCGGACGGCGTCGTTTCGCTACCCGGAAAAGCCCATCTCCGTGTTGCTTGTCGGAGATTAAGCTCAGCGGCATGGTCCAATGGGGTAAGCGCAAACTAGTCCGGTGCGTTACGAGGCATGAGAGTCTGTCGAGCTCTGACCAAGAACAACCGGAGAAGGAAGAAACGGAGAAGGATGAAGATGTGAAAGAGCCTCGCTATGAGTTTAGGAAGAGAAAACTGGTTCAAAAGAAGACCAAAGCAGCGAAGCGTCGGAAGCAGAACAATCAAATAGTGGTTCATGACCGGACCCAGAATCAATTGGTTGAAGCCTCAATAGAGAGATGGACTGCAAGGAG GTATAAGGCAGCAGAGGAGAACATACTTAAGGTGATGAAGGCAAAAGGTGTTTGTGCTGAGAATCCAATACGGAGAGCACCACTGAGGTGTGAGGCCCGGAAGTTGATTGGGGACACTGGTTTGATAGACCATTTGTTGAAGCATATGGCTGGGAAGGTAGCTCCGGGTGGCGCTGATCGGTTTCGGAGAAGGCATAATGCTGATGGAGCACTTGTGTATTGGCTGGAAAGTGCTGATTTAATGAGTGTAAGGAAGGAGGCTGGGGTTGAGGATCCTTATTGGACTCCACCCCTGGGGTGGAAGATTGGGGATAACCCAACTCAGGACCCTACTTGTGTGAGGATGTTCAAGGAGATTTGGGAAGAGATAGCCAATGTGAAAAG AGAGAGGGAATTTCAGCAGCAAGAGGATATAGCTATGGTGACCACCTCAAACTCTTCGCTGACAACTCTGGATCAGGGCCAAGCTTACAGTTCAGTAACCAATCGAAAG GAGTCACAGGACAAATACACAGAACTAGCTGTTAGGAAGTttaaaattgaagaacaaatgCTACAACTTTCTCAATCTTTCTCTGGAATTGAG GAAGAATTGAACTCATTGCTAGAAGAAATGAGGGTGCTGAAACCAACCATGGAAGAATCAGCATTCGTCTACTCAGAAACAGCTGAAGTACCAATGCTGATATCGGACATAGAAGGAGGGACAAAAGATAAGATGGATTCAAGAGACAAGGATAGTATAGAGGACAAGGCAGCAAAGATAGAGAGGCTGCGGAGTAGCTTCAGGATTTGCAAGCCACAAGGAACATTTCTGTGGCCAGACACGAGTGCGTCTCCAAAGGGTGTGGTTCAGCAAACCGACTCTTTTTTGGTCCCCACTCCACCCTCAGTTTCCTCTTCCAACAAGTCAGCAACCCGCCTATTCCTTCATACACCAAATGAGCACAACCTGGGCTCCCCTCTGAAGCCATTGGCTGAGAGACGTGCAGTCAACACAAGCACTTTGAGCAATGTGACCATGCCACCTGAGAAGACAAACCCCCAGTCCCAGATTGACTCTATCAGCATTGGCAAAACCCTTAACATCAACCTCAATGAGTTCCCTGATGCCTACAACTCTGACTCTACTGCAATTCCTGAGGCTCTCACTTACCAGAGAAAGCATCAAAAT ATGGTGAAGGCCAAAAGGACCATGGAGCATGACACAGATCCAGGGATGGATATTATGGGATTGTTAAGGTACAACTCTAAGCATCAGCAAAGGTggtgttcttcttctttcactAGTAGTTTTGAAGCAAATGGTGGGTAA
- the LOC112182002 gene encoding uncharacterized protein LOC112182002, which produces MSRSPMNPRVHTEETPGKPSSTSYMACSDSGSLFRRRSKESSSSSPPKPKSLSEVQDELVKKYPPGAVVILTRTPSRSADDFRWDYHRPKYRYPTCEEWIEKFYEYQRLCGRNCPVWSKIQIETCGLEVYPEKLLNDSS; this is translated from the exons ATGAGCCGAAGCCCAATGAACCCCCGAGTGCATACAGAAGAAACTCCGGGCAAACCCTCCTCGACTAGTTACATGGCCTGCTCCGATTCCGGTTCACTTTTCCGTCGCCGTTCCAAGG AATCATCATCCAGTTCCCCCCCAAAACCAAAGA GTCTTAGTGAAGTTCAAGATGAGCTTGTCAAGAAATATCCTCCCGGTGCTGTGGTTATTCTGACTAGAACTCCGTCGAGATCAGCTGATGATTTCAGGTGGGACTATCACAGGCCGAAATACCGATATCCTACTTGTGAGGAATGGATTGAAAAGTTCTACGAG TACCAACGCTTGTGTGGAAGAAATTGTCCCGTATGGTCCAAGATACAGATTGAGACCTGTGGTCTTGAGGTGTACCCCGAAAAGCTATTGAATGACTCGAGTTGA
- the LOC112196318 gene encoding splicing factor-like protein 1, with protein sequence MEAIQPNPIETLDHQPPSEPPASYNHHPPSESLVSDYKDPSPPPSQTLASQAAAAAAAAAVENGNSADAGKAVALLISENGLTNTQSGTTDREVSGGEEETTSRRIRRSRWDPQPESENQGDESGSGKRKRKSRWAAEEPKPVVQLPDFMGGIEFDPEIQALNSRLLEISRMLSSGLPLDDRPEGARSPSPEPVYDNMGIRINTREFRARERLNRERQEIIAQILKRNPNYKPPADYRPPKLHKKLYIPMKEYPGYNFIGLIIGPRGNTQKRMEKETGAKIVIRGKGSVKEGRLQQKRDLKPDPSENEDLHVLVEADTQDALDAAAGMVEKLLQPVDEVLNEHKRQQLRELAALNGTIRDEEYCRLCGEPGHRQYACPSRTSTFKSDVLCKICGDGGHPTIDCPMKGTSGKKMDDEYQNFLAELGGTVPESATKQTATLALGPGTSVSNPPWSNSGGSASSASHPGLGFSGIKPTTKEHDDTNLYIGYLPPTLEDDGLIGMFSQFGDIVMAKVIKDRVTGLSKGYGFVKYADVQMANNAIASMNGYRLEGRSIAVRVAGKPPQPVVPPGLPASAMPSYPVSSQPVGAYPSQQFSPGGPLGNAPPTSYAGTPVPWGPPIPPPYAPYVPPPPPASAMFYPPMSQPMAGYGPRYPPPPGAPPQLPSSEAQQSYPPPGVQSENPTQSLPTSMYGSSLPAMPPNGQHTYPPSSYGYSSYYNAVPPPPPSTTDQSQNIGNVPWATSTPAPPPASSAEKATYGADAEYEKFMAETK encoded by the coding sequence ATGGAGGCCATCCAACCAAACCCTATCGAAACCCTAGATCACCAACCTCCCTCCGAACCCCCCGCCTCCTACAACCACCACCCTCCTTCGGAATCTCTAGTCTCCGATTACAAGGACCCGTCTCCTCCCCCATCTCAAACCCTAGCCTCCCaggccgccgccgccgccgccgccgccgctgtCGAGAACGGAAATTCCGCCGACGCCGGCAAGGCGGTAGCTCTGCTGATATCGGAAAACGGACTGACCAACACCCAGAGCGGGACGACCGACCGGGAAGTCTCCGGCGGAGAGGAGGAGACCACGAGCAGGCGGATCCGTCGCAGCCGGTGGGACCCGCAGCCTGAGTCGGAGAACCAGGGGGATGAATCCGGTAgcgggaagaggaagaggaagtcgCGGTGGGCCGCCGAGGAGCCCAAGCCGGTGGTTCAGCTGCCGGATTTCATGGGAGGTATAGAATTCGATCCTGAAATTCAAGCTTTGAATAGTAGGCTTCTTGAGATTAGTCGGATGCTCTCTTCGGGGTTGCCTTTGGATGACAGACCCGAAGGAGCTAGGTCTCCGTCGCCGGAGCCGGTGTATGATAACATGGGGATTAGGATTAATACTAGAGAGTTTCGAGCGCGTGAGAGGTTGAATAGAGAGAGGCAGGAGATTATTGCTCAGATTCTTAAGAGGAACCCTAACTATAAGCCTCCGGCGGATTACAGGCCGCCTAAGCTTCACAAGAAGCTTTACATTCCCATGAAGGAGTACCCTGGTTACAATTTTATTGGGCTTATTATCGGCCCAAGGGGTAATACTCAGAAGAGGATGGAGAAAGAAACTGGTGCGAAGATTGTGATTAGGGGGAAAGGGTCTGTGAAGGAGGGTAGGTTGCAACAGAAGAGGGATTTGAAGCCTGATCCCTCGGAGAATGAGGACTTGCATGTTCTGGTTGAGGCTGATACGCAGGATGctcttgatgctgcagctgggaTGGTGGAGAAGCTCTTGCAGCCTGTGGATGAGGTGTTGAATGAGCATAAGAGGCAACAGCTTAGGGAACTCGCGGCGTTGAATGGGACTATTAGGGATGAGGAGTATTGTAGGTTATGTGGTGAGCCTGGGCATCGTCAGTATGCATGTCCTTCACGAACCTCAACCTTTAAGAGTGATGTGCTCTGTAAGATATGTGGTGATGGTGGGCACCCTACTATCGATTGTCCAATGAAGGGTACATCTGGGAAGAAAATGGATGATGAGTATCAGAATTTTTTGGCTGAGTTAGGTGGGACAGTTCCCGAGTCAGCAACTAAGCAGACTGCTACTCTGGCTCTTGGCCCAGGGACTTCAGTAAGCAATCCTCCGTGGTCTAACAGTGGTGGGAGTGCTAGCAGTGCATCACATCCAGGGTTGGGTTTTTCTGGAATTAAGCCTACTACAAAGGAACATGACGACACAAATTTGTACATTGGATACTTGCCACCTACACTTGAGGATGATGGTTTGATCGGTATGTTTTCACAGTTCGGTGACATTGTGATGGCCAAAGTTATCAAGGACCGGGTTACTGGATTGAGTAAAGGTTATGGATTTGTGAAGTACGCAGATGTTCAGATGGCTAATAATGCTATTGCAAGCATGAATGGCTATCGGCTTGAGGGGCGATCAATTGCTGTCAGAGTTGCTGGCAAGCCTCCCCAGCCTGTTGTGCCTCCCGGACTACCAGCTTCAGCAATGCCGTCATACCCTGTTTCCAGTCAGCCTGTTGGTGCCTATCCCTCTCAGCAGTTTTCCCCAGGTGGTCCTCTTGGGAATGCACCACCTACTAGCTATGCGGGTACTCCGGTTCCATGGGGACCTCCCATTCCTCCTCCTTATGCTCCTTATGTCCCTCCCCCTCCTCCTGCTTCAGCAATGTTTTATCCTCCCATGAGTCAACCTATGGCTGGTTATGGTCCACGGTACCCTCCTCCCCCTGGTGCACCACCTCAGCTGCCCTCCAGTGAAGCACAGCAGAGTTACCCTCCTCCAGGAGTTCAATCTGAAAACCCTACCCAATCTTTACCAACTAGTATGTATGGGAGCTCTTTACCGGCAATGCCACCAAATGGCCAACACACTTATCCTCCATCTTCATATGGTTACTCATCTTACTACAATGCTGTTCCACCTCCCCCTCCCTCAACTACAGACCAATCTCagaacattggtaatgtgccATGGGCCACAAGTACTCCAGCTCCCCCTCCTGCTTCTTCTGCAGAGAAAGCAACATATGGTGCAGATGCAGAGTATGAGAAGTTCATGGCAGAGACAAAATGA
- the LOC112178957 gene encoding DNA-directed RNA polymerase III subunit rpc4, translating into MDKNESSAPRRKGRFKPKAQPRKPKPTVLTTEVEDAEKEEREAKALLRKFQEKQARRAPKAEKKSTVQVAFGPGAASSSSLRTYGVPKVENLDQGSSLGVKGSDNDQILSPSPLATSGAGTDAPMDIDIADASISNVKNQYIEIWDYENSKYPTTLPLRKPYSGDPDILNEKEFVEDAAKEYDESTINCASELGLLEQNAKEKLLFVQLPPTLPLVKRPTSAKGKERVGSSAPSEKVGAANKGGSLEELSEGYMGKMLVYKSGAVKFKLGDALYDVSPGSDCIFAQDVAAINTAARKCCVLGELGQRVVITPDVDSLLDATIELD; encoded by the exons ATGGACAAAAACGAGTCCTCTGCTCCTCGCCGGAAG GGAAGGTTCAAGCCCAAAGCTCAACCCAGAAAGCCCAAACCCACTGTGCTGACAAC TGAGGTTGAAGATgctgagaaagaagaaagagaagccaaGGCTCTGCTGCGAAAGTTCcag GAGAAACAGGCTAGACGTGCGCCTAAAGCTGAGAAAAAAT CTACTGTGCAAGTAGCATTTGGTCCAGGAGCTGCATCCTCAAGCTCCTTGAGGACATATGGGGTACCGAAGGTAGAAAATCTTGATCAAGGGAGCAGCTTGGGAGTGAAAGGCTCTGACAATGATCAAATTCTGTCACCTTCACCTTTGGCTACCAGTGGAGCTGGAACTGATGCACCTATGGATATTGATATTGCGGATGCATCAATTTCAAATGTCAAGAATCAATATATAGAGATTTGG GATTATGAGAACAGCAAATATCCTACTACTCTTCCGCTGAGGAAGCCATACTCTGGAGACCCAG ACATTCTTAATGAGAAGGAATTTGTTGAGGATGCTGCAAAGGAGTATGATGAGAGTACTATAAATTGTGCTTCAGAACTCGGGCTGCTG GAGCAAAATGCGAAAGAGAAGTTGCTCTTTGTTCAGCTGCCTCCTACTCTACCATTGGTCAAGCGACCTACTAGTGCAAAGGGGAAAGAGAGAGTCGGAAGCTCAGCACCATCAGAGAAGGTAGGGGCTGCAAATAAGGGCGGTAGTTTGGAAGAGTTATCTGAGGGGTATATGGGGAAGATGCTGGTTTACAAGAGTGGAGCAGTCAAGTTCAAGCTAGGAGATGCACTGTATGAT GTTTCACCCGGTTCAGATTGTATATTTGCTCAAGATGTTGCTGCAATCAACACTGCAGCGAGAAAGTGTTGTGTTCTTGGAGAGCTTGGCCAGCGAGTTGTTATAACTCCAGATGTGGATTCCCTACTAGACGCAACGATTGAGTTGGACTAA